A genomic segment from Vagococcus zengguangii encodes:
- a CDS encoding DUF916 domain-containing protein: MKYKHLIGCFILFLVVFFNSMMTYGEEIEGGMPYDVRINVPQSQKEKNLGYFDVIVPPDKEQELSIKVRNISPQKITLILTPYTATTNENGDIDYVGNRHQLSDSIPTKFSDIISKKQTVTLEKDEQKDVVFTLKTPTEKFDGVLLGCIDIHQELKEQLAGEKAVNQQVGIQVKNILSQTIGVVVRNSREDVKEDFGLLDATLVKNDENQTLSFSIENKVSKILKGYSYEAKLYDEKEQLIFTMNKEEFDMAPNSLYRNLEKITSQQLNEESYTLKLKIYNKKKSQQWELSKDIKVKKNQDDRNLSVKISKLMPNNDKNSLILMAASGFAIVLLIAISTVLRKKH; the protein is encoded by the coding sequence ATGAAATATAAACATTTAATTGGTTGCTTTATTTTGTTTCTAGTAGTTTTCTTTAATTCCATGATGACGTATGGAGAGGAAATAGAAGGGGGAATGCCCTATGATGTGCGAATCAATGTACCACAAAGTCAGAAAGAAAAAAATTTAGGTTATTTTGATGTCATTGTTCCACCAGATAAAGAACAAGAGTTATCTATTAAGGTTAGAAATATTAGCCCCCAAAAAATAACACTTATATTAACACCATATACAGCCACTACTAATGAAAATGGTGATATTGATTATGTAGGCAATCGCCATCAATTAAGTGATAGTATTCCTACAAAATTCAGTGATATTATTTCAAAAAAACAAACAGTTACACTGGAAAAAGATGAACAAAAAGATGTAGTTTTTACACTCAAAACACCAACTGAAAAATTTGATGGTGTGTTATTAGGTTGTATAGATATTCACCAAGAACTAAAAGAACAGCTTGCCGGAGAGAAAGCAGTAAATCAGCAAGTAGGGATTCAAGTAAAAAATATCTTATCACAAACTATAGGTGTTGTCGTAAGAAATAGTAGAGAAGATGTCAAAGAAGATTTTGGGTTACTTGATGCGACATTGGTCAAAAATGATGAAAATCAAACGTTATCTTTTTCTATAGAAAATAAAGTGAGTAAAATCCTTAAAGGTTACTCATACGAAGCAAAGCTTTATGATGAAAAAGAGCAACTTATTTTTACGATGAATAAAGAAGAATTCGACATGGCACCGAACAGTCTCTATAGAAATTTAGAAAAAATAACTAGTCAGCAACTTAATGAAGAAAGCTATACATTGAAGCTTAAAATTTATAATAAGAAAAAAAGTCAACAGTGGGAATTGTCAAAAGACATCAAAGTCAAAAAAAATCAAGATGATCGAAATCTTAGTGTTAAAATATCTAAATTGATGCCTAATAATGACAAAAATTCGCTTATTTTAATGGCAGCAAGTGGTTTTGCTATTGTATTGCTTATTGCAATAAGTACCGTATTAAGAAAAAAACATTAA